One window from the genome of Pirellulales bacterium encodes:
- a CDS encoding twin-arginine translocase TatA/TatE family subunit yields MFEGFLAPSHVLIIAIAALFLFGDRLPEVMRSVGKGILEFKKGMRGIESAIEAAATASPATTNQMKPASSETTARPDEIAAPRFDPPTGEPRAESSATLSASQAPPAPHVVAEDPRHEAEVHQS; encoded by the coding sequence ATGTTCGAAGGATTTTTGGCCCCGTCGCATGTGTTGATCATCGCCATTGCTGCGCTATTTCTATTTGGCGATCGGCTGCCGGAAGTCATGCGTTCCGTGGGCAAGGGCATCTTGGAGTTCAAAAAGGGAATGCGCGGTATCGAAAGCGCCATCGAAGCGGCGGCTACGGCTTCGCCCGCCACGACAAATCAAATGAAGCCGGCTTCAAGTGAAACCACGGCCCGCCCCGACGAAATTGCTGCTCCGCGGTTTGATCCACCCACCGGCGAGCCGCGTGCCGAAAGCAGCGCCACTTTGTCCGCCAGTCAAGCCCCGCCAGCGCCGCATGTAGTGGCCGAAGACCCGCGCCACGAAGCGGAAGTTCATCAAAGCTGA
- a CDS encoding twin-arginine translocase TatA/TatE family subunit, translating to MSFYQRQSASFPVLCVRAVDRCDFAFPCPPLSRPDANMGTLSIWHLLVIAFIILLLFGNRLPSVMRSLGEGVVEFKKGMQGIEDDKNQSKEKEKIE from the coding sequence ATGAGTTTTTACCAGCGCCAGTCTGCCTCGTTTCCGGTCTTATGCGTGCGGGCTGTCGACCGGTGCGATTTTGCATTCCCTTGCCCGCCGCTTTCCCGCCCGGACGCAAACATGGGTACTTTAAGTATCTGGCATTTGTTGGTAATTGCCTTCATTATTTTGTTGCTGTTTGGCAACCGGCTACCCAGCGTGATGCGTTCGTTGGGTGAGGGAGTGGTGGAATTTAAAAAAGGAATGCAAGGCATCGAGGACGACAAGAATCAGTCCAAGGAAAAGGAAAAAATCGAGTAA
- a CDS encoding biopolymer transporter ExbD translates to MPLQTSATEEPTLNLTPMIDVILTLVIFFMVATKFTDEEKAMGVKVPSVSSQGAVTAAPEPKVVNVFADGRILLGTQPVSLDDLTQQLEAARGQYHKLSVLVRGDKNTTHGRMTEVYDACRRAGVTEVAISVKVGAKQR, encoded by the coding sequence ATGCCACTGCAAACCTCCGCCACCGAAGAGCCCACGCTGAATTTGACGCCGATGATCGACGTCATTTTGACGCTGGTGATTTTCTTCATGGTGGCCACCAAGTTCACGGATGAAGAAAAGGCGATGGGGGTGAAAGTTCCCTCGGTTTCCAGCCAGGGGGCGGTGACCGCCGCGCCGGAGCCGAAAGTGGTCAATGTGTTCGCCGACGGCCGCATTCTGTTGGGCACGCAACCGGTTTCGCTGGACGATTTAACCCAGCAATTGGAGGCAGCTCGGGGTCAGTATCACAAACTGAGCGTGCTCGTGCGGGGCGATAAAAATACAACGCATGGCCGTATGACCGAAGTTTACGACGCCTGTCGCCGCGCCGGCGTGACGGAAGTGGCCATCTCCGTGAAAGTTGGCGCCAAACAAAGGTGA
- a CDS encoding MotA/TolQ/ExbB proton channel family protein, producing the protein MRIVAASGLRAWTVAAVVTLLVFGDVWLSPSWAQNPTPTSIAEAPASGTAGSSTANSAANGDAAPAGDSAVLTDKSLLGIIHDGGFVMYPLFFCSFVLLVFTFERAISLRTGRVIPGPFVKRFLHQLQDGQLDRDEARLVCEENGSPVAKMFEAAVRKWGRPAVEVEQAVIDSGERVAGDLRRYLRIFNGVVTIGPLLGLLGTVFGMIRSFSDIAASETTGRMETLSHGISEALFCTATGLSVAIPAVVLHLYFVSRVDRLAIQLDALGQEVVNTISAEALQEAGQSRRNRKSAA; encoded by the coding sequence ATGAGAATTGTCGCTGCTTCCGGCCTTCGTGCGTGGACCGTCGCTGCGGTTGTCACGCTGCTCGTGTTTGGCGATGTTTGGCTGTCACCATCTTGGGCGCAAAATCCTACGCCGACTTCGATCGCCGAGGCGCCGGCTTCCGGAACGGCCGGTTCGTCCACCGCCAATTCCGCCGCAAACGGCGATGCGGCGCCGGCCGGCGACAGCGCGGTCCTCACGGATAAAAGCTTGCTGGGCATTATCCACGACGGCGGATTCGTCATGTATCCGCTGTTTTTCTGCTCGTTTGTGCTGTTGGTGTTCACGTTCGAACGGGCCATCAGCCTGCGCACAGGCCGCGTGATTCCCGGTCCGTTCGTTAAACGCTTTCTGCACCAGTTGCAGGATGGCCAGCTCGATCGTGACGAAGCCCGACTGGTGTGCGAAGAGAACGGCAGCCCGGTGGCGAAAATGTTTGAAGCCGCCGTGCGGAAATGGGGCCGGCCGGCGGTCGAAGTGGAGCAGGCGGTGATTGATTCCGGCGAGCGCGTGGCCGGCGACTTGCGCCGGTACCTGCGCATTTTCAACGGCGTGGTGACCATCGGGCCGCTGCTGGGCTTGCTGGGGACGGTGTTCGGCATGATTCGGTCGTTCAGCGACATTGCCGCGTCGGAAACCACGGGTCGCATGGAAACGCTGTCGCACGGCATTAGCGAGGCGCTATTTTGCACGGCGACGGGTCTTTCGGTGGCCATCCCCGCCGTGGTGTTGCATTTGTATTTTGTCAGCCGCGTCGATCGCCTGGCGATTCAACTCGATGCGCTGGGGCAGGAGGTTGTAAATACTATATCCGCCGAGGCGCTGCAGGAAGCCGGCCAATCGCGTCGCAATCGCAAATCGGCAGCCTAA
- a CDS encoding tetratricopeptide repeat protein encodes MSNSAVRLLGILTLGCAFSSACFSTVWANEADDLFDVAAGHYSSKHWDLAAEEFRQFLSDYPDHAKHNKAVFLEAESLVQLGRSAEAYPLFVDLLADDPTGPDSRQALYGAAEAAVLCGKTDEAQIRLAQFQSQYPADKLNAKVLIYRGDLALKAGDLSQAEQLYRQALEKFSDLPTADQCRLQLAHILEIQQLDQAAETMLHQVAQSDHSPWAEMALLRLAGRELAAHRPQAALEQFEAISKRFPESPLLPQTHLGCGQALIQLGHYAEAESLLSSLADNQQVGAEAKHLMTIAKQADEQAKLAAESRRLEAEAAAQKAEQQAKIAAETRRLEAEAAQAKAEKANAMAHSDSAAKESAPVVSESQGPTQSPIRSVLSSRREQNTVVAAPVPPVLPPGGKPGAEEPQEQGSASSGVASANESATDPSAAARAKTPAAGVFISDNPTTTDHASSADSATESDNAIASNSAAAADSATAATISTPKAPTLQPVPPEVVAAREDQARRRSAAIMYQAADGMIRAGQYDRAIATLQMGDNVGDDPRSLANRYLLAMALHDAKREDESLVTLDDLSEKVQARLAADNQASAKPLSAEDLANLHTLNDNVQLARATALLTRGKYAEAIAPLKMYLSTPRKDVGGERARSALAISLVHVGQLADAQQILDELKANHPTSQLILPTTEQVADAAYAAGQYQVATVLFNDLAADGNPPDLVAKGLSGMAWSKLQLNEDEAAEKSFAKFLEHFPGDPRAADAALACGQILEREGNDNAALAVYREAIKHYGKSKQMPKFLHAAARLYDRAKQEEDAAPLYQRIVHDYPTYAEIDSVLYSWAWSLRDLGRGNESDKVFRLLYENHPDSCYWADAAYRLAERASQQGEDDTAEELLKQIVTGNSPAPVMQHALFLEGQISIAKEKWEPAEAALNRLIQDYPDSSMRLAAEFWLAETAYRSGDYVTAQQRFETLAPRSTNRNEKWAGLVPLRRAQIAAQQNHWVEALTLAESIAHDFPQFSQQFEADYLIGRCLAEQSDYDGARAAFDKVVHSPAGSKTELAAIAQWMMGETYYRQNNYSAALREYLRTEVVYSYPRWQAAALLQAAKCYEKLGQPQQASETYTRVLQNYPQTEFVAEASKRLVETTRK; translated from the coding sequence ATGTCCAACTCTGCCGTTCGGCTGCTGGGGATACTCACATTAGGATGTGCGTTCAGCAGCGCATGCTTTTCAACGGTCTGGGCGAACGAGGCAGACGACCTGTTCGACGTCGCTGCCGGCCATTATTCGTCCAAGCACTGGGATTTGGCGGCGGAGGAATTTCGCCAATTTCTGAGCGATTATCCCGACCACGCGAAGCACAATAAAGCTGTGTTTCTTGAGGCCGAGTCGCTGGTGCAATTAGGACGTAGTGCGGAAGCTTACCCGCTGTTTGTCGATTTGCTGGCGGACGATCCGACGGGCCCTGACTCTCGCCAGGCATTGTACGGCGCCGCCGAAGCGGCCGTGCTGTGCGGCAAAACCGACGAAGCGCAGATTCGCTTGGCGCAATTTCAATCGCAATATCCGGCGGACAAGCTGAACGCCAAGGTGTTAATCTATCGCGGCGATTTGGCGCTCAAGGCGGGCGATTTGTCGCAGGCGGAGCAGTTGTATCGACAAGCATTGGAGAAATTCTCCGATTTGCCCACGGCCGACCAATGCCGCCTGCAGTTGGCCCACATTTTGGAAATTCAACAATTGGATCAGGCCGCGGAAACCATGTTGCACCAGGTCGCCCAGAGCGACCACAGCCCTTGGGCGGAAATGGCGTTGTTGCGGCTGGCAGGCAGAGAATTAGCGGCCCATCGACCCCAGGCCGCGCTGGAACAATTCGAAGCCATTTCCAAGCGCTTTCCCGAAAGCCCGTTGTTGCCGCAAACGCATCTGGGTTGCGGGCAGGCGTTGATTCAATTAGGACACTATGCCGAAGCCGAAAGCCTGTTGAGTTCCTTGGCAGATAACCAGCAAGTTGGCGCCGAGGCCAAACATTTGATGACGATAGCGAAACAGGCGGACGAGCAAGCCAAGTTGGCGGCCGAAAGTCGCCGATTGGAGGCCGAAGCCGCGGCCCAAAAAGCGGAACAGCAAGCGAAAATTGCCGCGGAAACCCGCCGCCTGGAAGCCGAAGCCGCCCAAGCCAAAGCAGAGAAGGCTAACGCGATGGCCCATTCGGACAGCGCCGCGAAAGAAAGCGCGCCGGTCGTTAGTGAATCGCAAGGTCCAACGCAGTCGCCGATCAGGTCGGTGCTTTCGTCTCGACGCGAACAAAACACAGTCGTGGCCGCTCCCGTGCCGCCCGTTTTGCCGCCCGGCGGCAAGCCCGGCGCCGAAGAGCCTCAGGAACAAGGTTCAGCGTCCAGTGGTGTAGCATCAGCCAACGAGTCGGCTACTGATCCGAGTGCCGCTGCGCGCGCCAAAACACCGGCGGCCGGAGTGTTCATTTCCGACAACCCAACGACCACTGATCATGCATCGTCTGCCGACAGCGCGACGGAGTCGGACAATGCGATTGCCTCGAATAGCGCAGCGGCCGCCGATAGCGCGACCGCCGCGACAATCTCTACGCCCAAGGCGCCAACGCTGCAGCCGGTGCCGCCGGAGGTGGTTGCCGCCCGCGAGGACCAAGCCCGCCGCCGCTCCGCCGCCATTATGTACCAGGCCGCCGACGGCATGATTCGCGCCGGGCAGTACGACCGGGCCATCGCCACGTTGCAAATGGGGGACAATGTGGGTGACGACCCCCGCTCGCTGGCTAACCGCTATTTGTTGGCCATGGCGTTGCACGACGCCAAGCGCGAAGATGAATCGCTGGTGACGCTCGACGATTTGAGCGAAAAAGTGCAAGCCCGGCTGGCTGCCGACAATCAGGCTTCCGCCAAGCCGCTCTCGGCGGAAGATTTGGCCAACCTGCACACACTTAACGATAACGTCCAGTTGGCCCGGGCCACGGCGCTATTGACACGTGGAAAGTATGCCGAAGCCATCGCTCCGTTGAAAATGTATCTCTCCACGCCGCGAAAAGACGTGGGGGGCGAACGGGCTCGCTCCGCACTGGCCATCAGCCTGGTGCACGTCGGACAGCTCGCCGATGCTCAGCAAATTTTGGACGAGCTCAAAGCGAATCATCCAACCAGTCAATTGATTCTGCCGACGACGGAACAGGTGGCGGACGCCGCTTATGCGGCCGGGCAATACCAGGTTGCCACTGTGCTGTTCAATGATTTGGCGGCCGACGGCAATCCGCCCGATTTGGTGGCCAAAGGACTTTCGGGAATGGCGTGGAGCAAGTTGCAATTGAACGAGGACGAGGCCGCGGAGAAATCCTTCGCCAAGTTCTTGGAACACTTTCCTGGCGATCCCCGGGCTGCCGATGCGGCCTTGGCTTGCGGTCAAATTTTGGAGCGTGAAGGCAACGACAACGCCGCCTTGGCTGTTTATCGCGAAGCGATCAAGCATTACGGCAAATCGAAGCAAATGCCGAAGTTCTTGCATGCTGCCGCGCGGCTGTACGATCGGGCTAAGCAGGAGGAAGATGCAGCGCCGCTGTATCAGCGCATCGTGCACGATTACCCCACGTATGCTGAAATCGACAGCGTGCTGTACAGCTGGGCGTGGTCGCTGCGTGATTTAGGGCGTGGCAACGAATCGGACAAGGTCTTCCGGCTATTGTACGAAAATCATCCCGACAGCTGTTATTGGGCTGACGCCGCTTATCGTCTGGCGGAACGTGCTTCGCAGCAGGGAGAGGACGATACGGCCGAGGAATTGCTCAAGCAAATTGTCACCGGTAATTCCCCGGCGCCGGTCATGCAACACGCGCTATTTTTGGAGGGGCAGATTTCCATCGCCAAGGAAAAGTGGGAACCGGCCGAGGCCGCACTGAACCGACTGATTCAAGATTACCCCGACAGTTCCATGCGTCTGGCCGCGGAATTCTGGCTGGCGGAAACAGCGTACCGCAGCGGGGATTATGTCACGGCCCAACAGCGTTTCGAGACGCTGGCGCCGCGGTCGACCAACCGCAACGAAAAGTGGGCCGGCCTGGTTCCGTTGCGGCGGGCCCAAATCGCGGCGCAGCAGAATCATTGGGTCGAAGCCCTGACGCTGGCCGAATCGATCGCGCACGATTTCCCGCAATTTTCGCAACAATTCGAGGCCGATTACCTGATCGGCCGCTGCCTGGCCGAACAATCTGATTACGACGGCGCGCGCGCCGCCTTCGATAAAGTGGTCCACTCGCCGGCCGGCAGCAAAACCGAACTGGCCGCCATTGCCCAGTGGATGATGGGCGAAACGTACTATCGCCAAAACAATTATTCGGCGGCCTTGCGAGAGTATTTGCGCACTGAAGTGGTTTACTCCTATCCGCGCTGGCAGGCCGCCGCGTTATTGCAGGCGGCAAAATGCTACGAGAAGCTGGGCCAGCCGCAACAGGCCTCCGAAACGTATACCCGCGTTTTGCAAAACTATCCGCAGACCGAGTTCGTCGCCGAGGCCAGCAAACGGTTGGTGGAAACGACGAGAAAATAA